A single region of the Pseudomonas granadensis genome encodes:
- a CDS encoding ATP-dependent Clp protease proteolytic subunit has translation MPVHVINFTGPINASTCGQLIDKASIAVQQKASKLIVNIATMGGECSYGFTMYNFLLSLPIPVHTHNLGTVESMGNIVFLAGERRSACTHSKFLFHPFHWHLQGAVDHSRMSEYAMSLDYDLYLYARIVAERTEGARETLETEKYLTAAPRIIDPSQAMLCGLIDAIEAPVITAESVNSIIHG, from the coding sequence ATGCCCGTTCACGTCATCAATTTCACGGGGCCGATCAACGCTTCCACCTGCGGCCAATTGATCGACAAAGCCTCCATAGCCGTACAGCAAAAAGCCTCGAAGCTGATCGTCAACATCGCCACGATGGGGGGCGAATGCAGTTACGGTTTCACCATGTACAACTTCCTGTTGTCCCTGCCGATTCCGGTGCACACGCATAACCTGGGCACGGTCGAGTCGATGGGCAATATCGTCTTTCTCGCCGGCGAGCGGCGCTCGGCGTGTACCCACAGCAAATTTCTCTTTCACCCGTTTCACTGGCACCTGCAGGGCGCGGTCGATCATTCGCGCATGTCGGAATACGCCATGAGCCTGGATTACGACTTGTACCTGTATGCGCGCATCGTCGCCGAACGCACGGAAGGTGCCCGGGAAACGCTGGAAACCGAGAAATACCTGACGGCGGCCCCGCGCATCATCGACCCTTCGCAGGCCATGCTGTGTGGCTTGATCGACGCGATCGAGGCGCCGGTGATTACGGCCGAATCAGTGAATTCGATCATTCACGGTTGA
- a CDS encoding SCO family protein, whose translation MTALLTRRKVLAGMGVLGLGLLAGCDTRGQLSYKYGKDLSNKIMGRTFKLKNTDGETMTLSSFRGMMPMVFFGFTQCPAVCPTTLARAAKIKKLMGADGDRLQVIFITLDPERDTPEILDAYMKAFDPTFVALYGTLEETQATAKEFDVFYEKVPAGDTYTISHTATSYVYDSNGGLRLGLSTSLSAEQCTEDLLTVMEVC comes from the coding sequence ATGACGGCTTTGTTGACTCGCCGCAAGGTACTTGCGGGAATGGGCGTGCTCGGGCTGGGCCTGCTCGCCGGCTGCGACACCCGCGGCCAACTGTCGTACAAGTACGGCAAGGATCTGAGTAACAAGATCATGGGGCGCACCTTCAAACTTAAGAACACCGACGGCGAAACCATGACGCTGTCGAGCTTTCGCGGCATGATGCCGATGGTGTTCTTCGGTTTCACCCAGTGCCCGGCCGTGTGCCCGACCACCCTCGCCCGCGCGGCGAAAATCAAGAAGCTGATGGGCGCCGACGGCGATCGCTTGCAGGTGATCTTCATCACCCTCGATCCAGAGCGCGACACCCCTGAAATTCTCGACGCCTACATGAAAGCCTTCGACCCGACCTTCGTCGCGCTGTACGGCACGCTTGAGGAAACCCAGGCCACCGCCAAGGAATTCGACGTGTTCTACGAGAAAGTTCCGGCCGGCGACACCTACACCATCTCGCACACCGCGACCAGTTACGTCTACGACTCCAACGGCGGCTTGCGCCTGGGGCTGTCCACATCGCTTTCGGCAGA